Within the Miscanthus floridulus cultivar M001 chromosome 17, ASM1932011v1, whole genome shotgun sequence genome, the region ACTAAAGATGAAGGGTGATGCAGCCAAAGCCAAAGGCAAAGGTGTTTCAGGTTCTCGCTCTCATCGTGGTGCTTCACCGCCTGCTGCTACTGCTTCTCGCTCTTCTAGTGCTGAgcccctctcttcttcctcctctagtaagaagcccaacaagttcaagttcttcatgacatatatgtttggacagtgttgtgctagtgctcaacgtgagcacgatatgcaagagaggctatatcggttGGAACAGCACGTAGGCATTATGTCTTCTCCTCCATCACCGTTTGTGCCTCCCCATGATccgttggctttatatgatgaggcttcTGCGGCATATGAAGATGATGTGGCTTCTCGCCCTCATGGCAAGGGCAAGGCTACTGAAGAGGAGGAGGAAtacatggatgatgatgatgatgaagacgatgatggtgatgatgatagtgaccaagatgaggatgatgactatGAGGATGAGTAGTCGGTTtttcatgcggcctaccccttttggcacttgttgacaaagggggagtgttaggctttgatatcttgtaataagttagttagtCATTCTACTTTGAGACTTAAAAACCTTTAGCTTGTGTGAACTATTCCGTATGGTGGCTAGTATGTGATGGACAactttatatatatgtttgtgatgaatgat harbors:
- the LOC136516013 gene encoding uncharacterized protein encodes the protein MHVIEQVFGIQFPIDTQHKLLKISNKTFITAAKELKMKGDAAKAKGKGVSGSRSHRGASPPAATASRSSSAEPLSSSSSSKKPNKFKFFMTYMFGQCCASAQREHDMQERLYRLEQHVGIMSSPPSPFVPPHDPLALYDEASAAYEDDVASRPHGKGKATEEEEEYMDDDDDEDDDGDDDSDQDEDDDYEDE